Proteins from a genomic interval of Scomber japonicus isolate fScoJap1 chromosome 10, fScoJap1.pri, whole genome shotgun sequence:
- the LOC128366974 gene encoding GTPase IMAP family member 4-like: MQLSSFTSFLVVFQVQHRITGQVMALKMNTLASNKANMLREVQLMNRLCHPNILRCNLLTDCFTVQNCLVRCDNGAFTAVVGDFGLAEKIPDYSDGAEKQPLAIVGSPYWMAPEVLRGELYDEKVDVFAYGIILCEIIARIEAYPDFLPRTENSNCDKALTGQNHEELRIVMVGKTGVGKSASGNTILGRKCFASKLSAKSMTVDCSKDRGEVFGQQVAVIDTPGLFDTRFGMDRTTKDVTQCITYAAPGPHVFLVVIRLGRYTEEEMKTVQKIQEIFGQAADRYSMVLFTGGDLLKGTPIEEFLGESSDIQELIARCNGQYHVFNNQLKDGAQVTELLQKIRNIVQKNGGNHYTNQMFQDAERAVEEEKQRILYEKEEEIRRKQEELERKIQEKYEKQMERMHARLQAEREREMREREEERRREREERERERERERQEREAAREREREEREREIANMQRHLEEERERELEEERERLRRQRQLQDNNDCTIL, encoded by the exons ATGCAACTCTCATCTTTCACCTCCTTCCTGGTTGTTTTCCAGGTGCAGCATCGCATCACAGGTCAGGTGATGGCACTGAAAATGAACACGCTGGCCAGCAACAAAGCTAACATGCTACGAGAAGTGCAGCTCATGAACAGACTTTGCCACCCCAACATTCTCAG ATGTAACCTACTTACTGACTGTTTTACTGTGCAGAACTGTCTGGTTCGCTGTGACAACGGTGCGTTCACTGCTGTGGTGGGAGACTTCGGCCTGGCAGAGAAGATCCCAGATTACAG TGATGGTGCAGAGAAGCAGCCTCTGGCCATCGTGGGCTCTCCCTATTGGATGGCTCCTGAAGTTCTGAGAGGAGAGCTGTACGATGAGAAG GTGGATGTATTTGCATACGGCATCATCCTGTGTGAGATCATTGCCCGGATTGAAGCTTATCCTGATTTCTTACCCAGGACagag AACTCCAACTG CGACAAGGCGCTTACCG GACAAAATCACGAGGAGCTGAGGATAGTGATGGTGGGGAAGACTGGAGTTGGAAAGAGTGCCTCTGGAAACACCATCCTGGGAAGAAAGTGCTTTGCATCAAAGTTGAGTGCTAAGTCTATGACTGTAGACTGTTCTAAGGACAGAGGTGAGGTGTTTGGACAACAGGTTGCTGTTATTGACACCCCAGGCTTGTTTGACACCAGGTTTGGCATGGATAGAACAACTAAAGATGTGACCCAGTGCATCACTTATGCTGCTCCTGGACCCCATGTCTTCCTGGTGGTCATCAGACTGGGAAGATacactgaagaagaaatgaagacgGTGCAGAAGATTCAAGAAATCTTTGGTCAGGCTGCAGACAGATACAGCATGGTGCTCTTTACTGGTGGTGATCTTCTTAAAGGTACCCCTATTGAAGAGTTCTTGGGTGAAAGTTCAGACATACAGGAACTTATAGCCAGATGTAACGGCCAGTATCATGTCTTCAATAATCAGCTGAAAGATGGAGCTCAGGTCACTGAGCTGCTCCAGAAGATCAGAAACATAGTCCAGAAGAACGGAGGAAACCACTACACCAACCAGATGTTCCAAGACGCTGAGAGGGCAGTCGAAGAGGAGAAACAACGCATCCTCTacgaaaaagaagaagaaatacgCAGAAAACAAGAAGAACTGGAGaggaaaatacaggaaaaatatgagaaacagatggagagaaTGCATGCCCGACtccaggctgagagagagagggagatgagagagagagaggaggaaagaaggagggaaagggaggagagggaaagggagagggagagagagaggcaggaaagaGAAGCcgcaagggagagagagagagaggagagagagagagaaattgcaAATATGCAGAGACATTTAGAGGAAGAACGTGAAAGAGAActggaagaggaaagagaaagactgAGAAGGCAAAGACAGCTGCAGGACAACAATGATTGTACAATTCTCTGA
- the LOC128366973 gene encoding GTPase IMAP family member 9-like → MNTVGLSGQNHEELRIVMVGKTGVGKSASGNTILGRKCFASKLSAKSMTVDCSKDRCEVFGQQVAVIDTPGLFDTRFGMDRTTKDVTQCITYAAPGPHVFLVVIRLGRYTEEEMKTVQKIQEIFGQAADRYSMVLFTGGDLLKGTPIEEFLGESSDIQELIARCNGQYHVFNNQLKDGAQVTELLQKIRNIVQKNGGSHYTNQMFQDAERAVEEEKQRILYEKEEEIRRKQEELERKIQEKYEKQMERMHARLQAEREREMREREEERRREREERERERERERQEREAAREREREEREREIANMQRHLEEERERELEEERERLRRQRQLQDNNDCTIL, encoded by the exons ATGAACACTGTTGGCCTCTCAG GACAAAATCACGAGGAGCTGAGGATAGTGATGGTGGGGAAGACTGGAGTTGGAAAGAGTGCCTCTGGAAACACCATCCTGGGAAGAAAGTGCTTTGCATCAAAGTTGAGTGCTAAGTCTATGACTGTAGACTGTTCTAAGGACAGATGTGAGGTGTTTGGACAACAGGTTGCTGTTATTGACACCCCAGGCTTGTTTGACACCAGGTTTGGCATGGATAGAACAACTAAAGATGTGACCCAGTGCATCACTTATGCTGCTCCTGGACCCCATGTCTTCCTGGTAGTCATCAGACTGGGAAGATacactgaagaagaaatgaagacgGTGCAGAAGATTCAAGAAATCTTTGGTCAGGCTGCAGACAGATACAGCATGGTGCTCTTTACTGGTGGTGATCTTCTTAAAGGTACCCCTATTGAAGAGTTCTTGGGTGAAAGTTCAGACATACAGGAACTTATAGCCAGATGTAACGGCCAGTATCATGTCTTCAATAATCAGCTGAAAGATGGAGCTCAGGTCACTGAGCTGCTCCAGAAGATCAGAAACATAGTCCAGAAGAACGGAGGAAGCCACTACACCAACCAGATGTTCCAAGACGCTGAGAGGGCAGTCGAAGAGGAGAAACAACGCATCCTCTacgaaaaagaagaagaaatacgCAGAAAACAAGAAGAACTGGAGaggaaaatacaggaaaaatatgagaaacagatggagagaaTGCATGCCCGACtccaggctgagagagagagggagatgagagagagagaggaggaaagaaggagggaaagggaggagagggaaagggagagggagagagagaggcaggaaagaGAAGCcgcaagggagagagagagagaggagagagagagagaaattgcaAATATGCAGAGACATTTAGAGGAAGAACGTGAAAGAGAActggaagaggaaagagaaagactgAGAAGGCAAAGACAGCTGCAGGACAACAATGATTGTACAATTCTCTGA